In Streptomyces sp. NBC_01381, the sequence ATCGGCGAGTGGGCGCCGTACAACGTCTTCGTCGAGTTCCTCGGCACGATGACGCTGCTCGGCATCGCGACGCTGATCGTCATCCGGCAGCTGAGCAAGCCCGACAACAAGCCGGGCCGCAAGTCCCGCTTCGCGGGCTCCAAGAAGGGCCAGGCGTACTTCGTCGAGGCCGTCATCCTCATCGTCGGCGTCTGCATCTTCATGCTGCACGCCCTTGAGGGCGCCCAGCACCACGTGGACAGCTACGAGGCGTCGTTCTTCATCTCGTACCCGGTGGTCTCGGCGCTCCAGGACCTCGATGTCTCCACGCTGCAGAACCTCACGTACTTCTTCGCGGGGCTGAAGGTCGCGACGTCCTTCATCTGGATGATCGTCATCGCGCTCAACACCAACATGGGTGTCGCCTGGCACCGCTTCCTCGCCTTCCCGAACATCTGGTTCAAGCGCGAGGCCGACGGCTCCACGACCCTCGGTGAGCTCCAGCCCATGACGTCCGGCGGCAAGCCGATCGACTGGGAGGACCCGGCCGACGACGCCGTGTTCGGTGTCAGCCAGGTCGAGCAGTTCTCCTGGAAGGGCCTGCTCGACTTCAGTACGTGCACCGAGTGCGGCCGCTGCCAGTCGCAGTGCCCCGCCTGGAACACCGGCAAGCCGCTCTCCCCGAAGCTCCTGATCATGTCGCTGCGCGACCACGCGCACGCCAAGGCCCCCTACCTGCTCGCCGGCGGCGGCAAGGACATGGAGGGCAATGAGAAGGCGACGGAGGAGCAGCTCAAGGACGTTCCCGCCGCCGCTCTCGCGGAGGCCGAGCGCCCCCTCATCGGCACCGCCGAGGAGAACGGCGTCATCGACCCCGACGTCCTGTGGTCCTGCACCTCCTGCGGCGCCTGCGTCGAGCAGTGCCCGGTGGACATCGAGCACATCGACCACATCGTCGACATGCGCCGCTACCAGGTGATGATCGAGAGCGCGTTCCCGTCCGAGGCCGGGACGATGCTCAAGAACCTGGAGAAGAAGGGCAACCCCTGGGGCCTGGCGAAGAAGCAGCGCCTGGAGTGGCTCAAGGAGCTCGACTTCGAGGTGCCGGTCGTCGGCAAGGACATCGAGGACCTCACCGAGGTCGAGTACCTCTACTGGGTCGGCTGTGCGGGTGCCCTTGAGGACCGCGCCAAGAAGACCACGAAGGCCTTCGCCGAGCTGCTCAACATCGCGGGCGTCAAGTTCGCGATCATGGGCGGCGACGAGAAGTGCACCGGTGACTCCGCACGCCGCCTGGGCAACGAGCCGCTGTTCCAGCAGCTCGGCCAGGAGAACGTGATGGCGCTGAACATGGCGTTCGGCGAGGAGCTCGACGACGACGGGAAGGTCACGCCCGAGTCGGCCAAGCCGAAGACGGCGAAGAAGATCGTCGCGACCTGCCCGCACTGCCTCAACACCATCGGCAACGAGTACCCGCAGCTCGGCGGCGACTACGAAGTCATCCACCACACGCAGCTGCTCCAGCACCTCGTCGACGAGGGCAAGCTGGTCCCGGTCACCCCGGTCGAGGGCATCATCACGTACCACGACCCCTGCTACCTGGGCCGCCACAACAAGATCTACACGCCTCCGCGCGAGATCATCGGCAAGGTGCCGGGCCTGCGCAACGAGGAGATGCACCGCCACAAGGAGCGCGGCTTCTGCTGTGGCGCCGGTGGTGCGCGGATGTGGATGGAGGAGCGGATCGGCAAGCGCATCAACGATGAGCGTGTCGACGAGGCGCTCTCGCTCAACCCGGACATCGTCTCCACCGCCTGCCCGTTCTGCCTCGTCATGCTGACCGACTCGGTCAACGGCAAGAAGAACGACGGCAAGGCCAAGGAGTCGATCACGGTCGTGGACGTCGCGCAGCTGCTCCTCGAGTCCGTGAAGACGCCGGTGGACCCGGAGGGTTCGCAGGAGACCGCGGACGAGCCGGAGCCCGAGCCGGTGAAGTAGCTCCCGCTGCCAGCGTTTCAGGCCGGTTCCGCCCTTGCAGGCGGGACCGGCCTGTTGCGTCCTGCCGGAACGGGAGCATCATGTGCAGGTTGTTGTCTCAAGGGGCGGTCGAGGTCAGGGTTGATGGTGGGCATACGGAGCGACAGACGCGGCGGCAGACCCGACGGCACACGCGGCGTACGCCGTGCACGCCGCGCCTGGATACGACTGACCGCGGCCACGCTCGGCTGTGCCCTGCTGCTCGCTGGCTGCGGCAGCGGCGGTGACGGCGACGCGTCCCCCGAGCACCGCCCGGTCGGCGGCATGGCCGACCAGGGCAAGGCGTCCGCGCCGCTGCCCGTCCCCCGGGGCGACGGCAGCAAGACCGCCGACGACTTCAACGGTGACGGCGCCCCCGATCTCGTACTCGACGATCTCGTGCACCGCGGCCACGGCGACGACGCGGGCATCGGCGTCGTCTACGGATCGCGCAGCGGACTGCGGCCCGGCGCGCGGCAGTTGCTGAGCGCGCGGGCCAACGGGGCGCGGACCAAGGGCGAGCTGCCCGCCGCCTTCGAGTCGGAGGCCTCCTGCGACCTCGACAAGGACGGCTTCACCGATCTGCTGGTCTCCACCGACCCGCCGTACGACGGCCTCGGCCAGCCGCCCGTGCCGCTGCAGATCCTCTTCGGCTCCCCCAAGGGCCTGACCGGCAAGGCCGTGAAGGTGAAGGTGCCCGCGCAGGCCCGGATCGGCAACGACTGGTCCGACCAGCCGGTCTGCGGCGACTTCGACGGGGACGGCGCGAGCGACCTCGTACTCCACGCGAGCGGCGCCCGGCTGACCTTCCTGCGCGGCCCGTTCAAGCGGACCGGCGCCGCGCGCGCCGCAGGGAAGCCGCTGGCCGCGCCCGGCAACGACCTCGTCACCGGCGAGGCCACCGATGTGGACCGGGACGGCTACGACGACCTCCTCGTCCGCAAGGCCGCCGACGCGACGGGCGCCGCCACCAGCGCGCTCGTCCTCGGCGGGCCGAAGGGTCCCGCCGAGACCGGGGTGCTCTTCCCCTCCGGCACGGACGTCGCGTTCGGGCGGTTCGGCAAGGGCAAGGCGGCGACGGACGCGGCCGTCGCGGGGCCGCGGGGCGTGGCTCTGCGGTACGACGTGCCGGGCACGGGGCGGGCCGCGCTGGAGGCGCGGCGGGTTTCCGTGGACGCCGGTGATCTCGACGGTGACGGGCTGAGCGAGCTGGTCATGAGCGGGGGCGGCAGCGGGAGTGGGGGTGGCGCGGGGGAGGTTCGCGTCTTCCGGGGGCGCGCGGGAGGCCTCGCCGCCAACGCATCGGCGTTGGTCGTTCCCTCCGCGAAGGGGACCACCCAGGTCCTTGGCATCGCCGACTTCGACGGCGACGGGCTCGCTGATCTCGCTCTGCGGACGTATCGCGGGGACGGCGAGGACACGGTGGGCGTGTATCCGGGCATGAAGGGCGACTTGGTCGCGCGCAAGCCGCAACTGACCTTCTCCACGGCGGATTTCGCCTCCCTGGGCGACGGCTGACGGCGGCTTGTGGCAAGTAGCTGCCGCCGGCGAACACCTCGGAGGACATGCACAGTGAACCCGCCGTCAGGCAAGGACAGTTGGACCTCCATCGCACGCGTCGGTGCGATCACCGGCCTGACCGTGTGCTGCACGGCTGCGGCGCTCGCCGGCTGTGGTGTCTTCGGCGGTGAGACGAAGCGGTTCGGGCGTCCGCCCGCGGGCGAGGCCGCGAAGAACCCGTCGCCCAAGGACTTCAACGGCGACGGGTACGACGACTACGCCACCGTCCTGAAGTCCGGTCGCACCGATGACGGGAGAGTGGAGCGGAGCACCTACACGCTGACCGTGGTGTACGGCTCCCCGGAGGGCCTGCGGCCCGATTGGTCCACGCGTCTCCCGGCGGGCGACGACGACGTGAAGTTCGGCCGACTGCTCCGGACCGACCTGGACAACGACGGCTTCACCGACCTCGTCTCCTCGCGCGACGCCGGCCCCGGTGACCCCGTCTTCGTGATGTTCGGCGGCGCCCGGGGGCTCTCGGGCGCCGAGCGCCTCGACGCGGGTCACCTCCCGCCGGTGGCCGCCGGTGACTTCGACGGCGACGGCGCCACGGACCTCTTCGACGGCGAACAGACACTGTTCGGCCCCTTCGACCGGAAGAAGCGCCAGCCGGCCCGCGCCACGCGTGTCGACAAGCCCAACCCCGCGTCCCTGGACGTCGTCACCGGCGACTTCGAAGGCGACGGGCGCACCGACGTGGTGATGACGAACGCGTACCACGGGGACGACTACGAGCAGAATGACGATCCGCCCGAGGCCCCGGACCAGGCCGTCTACTTCCGTGGCGGGGCCAAGGGGCTCGCCCGCGACGAAGGCCCGCAGGCCGAGCTCGTATCGAGCATGTCCACCTATGACGGGCCGCGCGGCGGCGGCGCGGGCGACGTGGACGGCGACGGCATCGACGACTTCGTCGCCAACGGCGAGGCGACCGGGTCAGGCAGCATGCTCACCGTCATCCACGGGTCCAGGGCAGGGCTCGGCGGCGACCGCCCCGCCGAGGTCCTGGAGGGGCGCGGTTCCACCTGGGGCAGCGGTCCGATGGTCGGGGACGTCGACGGCGACCGCCGCGCGGACCTGGTGGCGGGGCGGCCCGGCTTCCACATCATCGACCCGGACAAGATCCTGCTGCTGCGCGGCGGGCCCCACGGACCGTCCACGGAGAGGGCCCAGACGGTGACCGGCGGGGACGAAGGCCTGCCCGACGGCATCGCGCCGCACCAGCTGCAGGAGCTCGACCTGCTCGACGTCGACGGCGACGGCCGCCAGGACGTCGTCGTGTTCTCCCAGCGATGGAAGAAGGAACAGGGCTACTTCCTGGTCCTCGGCGGCACCGGCGATGGTCTCGAGACCGAGGGCATCCAGCACTTCACGGCCGACGACGTAGGTGTCCAACTCTGGGGCGAATGATCCCCATTGGCGCAGCCGATGCGTTCACCTGGCGGCCACCTCTTCGACCCCGGCGCACAACCCTTCGCGCACTCCACGAGTCACACACCCGGAAGTCATACCCAGAGGCTCACTCAGAGCCCGCAGATGCTCTGCCCCCACTTCCCCTTCCGGGAGTTCTACGTGCGTGTAAGAAATCTGGCCGTCACCGCCACCGTCGCGGCCCTCGCCGCCGCGGGCCTGAGCCTGCCGCTCGCCGGAACGGCCAGCGCCGCGTCCACCCTCAAGGACGACTACAACGGCGACGGCTACCGCGACCTGGCGATCGGCATCCCGGGCAGCAACTCCGTGACGGTGACGTTCGGTTCGGCATCCGGTGTCGCGGCCAACCGCGCGGTCACCCTCAGCCAGAACTCGACCCAGGTCCCCGGAGTCACCGAGCCCGAGGACGAGTTCGGCGAGAACATCACCAGCGGTGACGTGAACCGCGACGGCTACGCCGACCTGATCGTCGGCGCCCCCGGCGAGAAGGTGGAGGGCAAGCCGTCCGGCTCCGTCACCATCCTGTGGGGCGGCCAGGGCGGCTTCACCGCAGGCGGCCGGGTCCTGAACTCCCCCGCCGACACCACGGGCCGCTACGGCGAGGCCACGGTCTGGACCGACTTCGACGGCGACGGCTCGCCCCAGCTGAGCGTGATCAGCGGCGACAACTGGTGGTACTACTCCGGCGCGGGCGAGGACGGCCGCGTACACGGCCTGGAGGTCGACTTCATCCCCGAGGGCGCACGCCTCGACGGCATGATCGCGGGCAAGTTCAAGGTCAAGGACGGCAGCGGCCTCGTCCTGTACGGCGAGCGCGCGGACGGCGGCGCCTACACCGCGCACATGAACGGCGGCTTCGGCGACTACGGCTACCAGGCCGAGGTCCTCGGCGAGGGCGACGACCCGACGGCGACGCGCGACGCGGCCACCGCCGGTGATGTCAACGGCGACGGTTACGACGATCTTGTCACCGGCAACTCCCGTGCGGGGAAGGGTGGTTCGGTCACCGTCCGGTTCGGTGGCGACCGCGCGTTCGGCGCCCCGGTGACGTACGACCAGGACAGCGCGGGCGTCCCCGGCACCGGCGAGTCGGGCGACGGCTTCGGCGCCTCCGTCTCGGCGGGCGACGTCACCGGCGACGGCCTGCCCGACCTCGCGGTGGGCGCGCCCGGCGAGACGGTCGGCACGGTGGCCGGGACCGGCAGCGTCACCCTCCTCAAGTCCTCGGCGGGCAGCTTCACTTCGGGCCAGGCCTGGCACCAGGAGACCGCGGGCGTACCCGGCACCGCCGAGCCGGACGACGGCTTCGGCACCTCCGTACGCCTCAAGGACATCAACAAGAACGGCAAGGCGGACCTGGCCACCGGCGCGACCGGCGAGGACATCGGCACGACGCGGGACGTCGGCGCGGTGTGGGTGCTGCGCGGCACGGCGACGGGCCTGACGTCGTCGTACGCGGCGTCCTTCAACGGCTCGGACTTCGGGGTCGGCACGGCGGGCGCGGGCTTCGGCCGGACGGTTCGCTGATACCGGCTGGCACTTCGCTGGTTCCTCAACTGCCCCTCCCTATACGTGAGTTGGAGACGCCTCAGTGGTTTCGACGGCTGACCACGCGCGCAGACCCGCGCGGAACAAGATCCTGGCTGCGGGCGCGCTCGGCGCCGCCACCGTGCTCGGCCTCGCAGGACTGACGGCGGGCGGCGCGTCCGCCGCCGAGCCCTCGAAGCTCAGGGCGGACTACAACGGCGACGGGTACGTGGACCTCGCGGTCGGCGTGCCGGGCGCGACGGTCAGCGGCAAGACCAAGGCCGGGTACGTGAATGTGGTGTGGGGCGGCGCCTCTGGCCTCGGGAAGCACGGCTCGATGAACGTCGGCCAGGGCACGGCCGGCGTCCCCGGCACGGTGGAGGCCGACGACCGCTTCGGCACGGCCGTCCACTCCGCCGACCTGAACGGCGACGGCTACAGCGACCTGATCGCATCGGCGCCCGGCGAGGCCATCGACACCACCCCCGACGTGGGCACCATCTCCGTGGTGTGGGGCTCCGCCGGGGGCTTCGCCAAGGGCGGCATCACGGCCGCCAAGGGCGGCTCCGAGGACTCCAGGATCGGCGGCGCGCTCAGCACCGGCGACTACGACGGCGACGGCACGCAGGACCTCGTCTTCCCCATCGCCGGTGAGGAGGGCACGGCGACAATGATGCGCCCCGGGCCCATCACGTCGGCGACGAACACCAGGCCCGCCCTCGTCGAGAACCACCGGTTCGGCGGCCCGCGCGCCTACGCTTCC encodes:
- a CDS encoding VCBS repeat-containing protein; its protein translation is MNPPSGKDSWTSIARVGAITGLTVCCTAAALAGCGVFGGETKRFGRPPAGEAAKNPSPKDFNGDGYDDYATVLKSGRTDDGRVERSTYTLTVVYGSPEGLRPDWSTRLPAGDDDVKFGRLLRTDLDNDGFTDLVSSRDAGPGDPVFVMFGGARGLSGAERLDAGHLPPVAAGDFDGDGATDLFDGEQTLFGPFDRKKRQPARATRVDKPNPASLDVVTGDFEGDGRTDVVMTNAYHGDDYEQNDDPPEAPDQAVYFRGGAKGLARDEGPQAELVSSMSTYDGPRGGGAGDVDGDGIDDFVANGEATGSGSMLTVIHGSRAGLGGDRPAEVLEGRGSTWGSGPMVGDVDGDRRADLVAGRPGFHIIDPDKILLLRGGPHGPSTERAQTVTGGDEGLPDGIAPHQLQELDLLDVDGDGRQDVVVFSQRWKKEQGYFLVLGGTGDGLETEGIQHFTADDVGVQLWGE
- a CDS encoding (Fe-S)-binding protein; its protein translation is MQLAAIIVSLVLIAVGFALFGRAIVQIYQFMRLGQSVPAGTRTDQPVQRTITVAKEFLGHTRMNRWGIVGVAHWFVAVGFFSLLLTIVNAIGQLFQADWMLPIIGEWAPYNVFVEFLGTMTLLGIATLIVIRQLSKPDNKPGRKSRFAGSKKGQAYFVEAVILIVGVCIFMLHALEGAQHHVDSYEASFFISYPVVSALQDLDVSTLQNLTYFFAGLKVATSFIWMIVIALNTNMGVAWHRFLAFPNIWFKREADGSTTLGELQPMTSGGKPIDWEDPADDAVFGVSQVEQFSWKGLLDFSTCTECGRCQSQCPAWNTGKPLSPKLLIMSLRDHAHAKAPYLLAGGGKDMEGNEKATEEQLKDVPAAALAEAERPLIGTAEENGVIDPDVLWSCTSCGACVEQCPVDIEHIDHIVDMRRYQVMIESAFPSEAGTMLKNLEKKGNPWGLAKKQRLEWLKELDFEVPVVGKDIEDLTEVEYLYWVGCAGALEDRAKKTTKAFAELLNIAGVKFAIMGGDEKCTGDSARRLGNEPLFQQLGQENVMALNMAFGEELDDDGKVTPESAKPKTAKKIVATCPHCLNTIGNEYPQLGGDYEVIHHTQLLQHLVDEGKLVPVTPVEGIITYHDPCYLGRHNKIYTPPREIIGKVPGLRNEEMHRHKERGFCCGAGGARMWMEERIGKRINDERVDEALSLNPDIVSTACPFCLVMLTDSVNGKKNDGKAKESITVVDVAQLLLESVKTPVDPEGSQETADEPEPEPVK
- a CDS encoding VCBS repeat-containing protein, coding for MVGIRSDRRGGRPDGTRGVRRARRAWIRLTAATLGCALLLAGCGSGGDGDASPEHRPVGGMADQGKASAPLPVPRGDGSKTADDFNGDGAPDLVLDDLVHRGHGDDAGIGVVYGSRSGLRPGARQLLSARANGARTKGELPAAFESEASCDLDKDGFTDLLVSTDPPYDGLGQPPVPLQILFGSPKGLTGKAVKVKVPAQARIGNDWSDQPVCGDFDGDGASDLVLHASGARLTFLRGPFKRTGAARAAGKPLAAPGNDLVTGEATDVDRDGYDDLLVRKAADATGAATSALVLGGPKGPAETGVLFPSGTDVAFGRFGKGKAATDAAVAGPRGVALRYDVPGTGRAALEARRVSVDAGDLDGDGLSELVMSGGGSGSGGGAGEVRVFRGRAGGLAANASALVVPSAKGTTQVLGIADFDGDGLADLALRTYRGDGEDTVGVYPGMKGDLVARKPQLTFSTADFASLGDG
- a CDS encoding FG-GAP repeat protein; this translates as MRVRNLAVTATVAALAAAGLSLPLAGTASAASTLKDDYNGDGYRDLAIGIPGSNSVTVTFGSASGVAANRAVTLSQNSTQVPGVTEPEDEFGENITSGDVNRDGYADLIVGAPGEKVEGKPSGSVTILWGGQGGFTAGGRVLNSPADTTGRYGEATVWTDFDGDGSPQLSVISGDNWWYYSGAGEDGRVHGLEVDFIPEGARLDGMIAGKFKVKDGSGLVLYGERADGGAYTAHMNGGFGDYGYQAEVLGEGDDPTATRDAATAGDVNGDGYDDLVTGNSRAGKGGSVTVRFGGDRAFGAPVTYDQDSAGVPGTGESGDGFGASVSAGDVTGDGLPDLAVGAPGETVGTVAGTGSVTLLKSSAGSFTSGQAWHQETAGVPGTAEPDDGFGTSVRLKDINKNGKADLATGATGEDIGTTRDVGAVWVLRGTATGLTSSYAASFNGSDFGVGTAGAGFGRTVR